Proteins encoded in a region of the Fibrobacter sp. UWP2 genome:
- the ligA gene encoding NAD-dependent DNA ligase LigA produces MDQKDIDRTRYFELKKQLEEASRLYYKEGVSPMSDQDFDFGLKEMEALEAKYPELRGNASLTQRVGSDLTNDFAKVAHAVPMLSIANVYSAEEMAEFVKAAEEGIASLDERSFDSEQSSSLRMTAPNSHTWICERKIDGVSLSIVYENGRLKQAATRGDGAQGDDVTLNALTIADIPEYFDAKKLKIDPSEIPQGTFEVRGEVYMEREAFERLNEQFILEGKKIFQNPRNTVSGSLKLKSVAECKTRPMRFFAYHIPDSNNKTHEENLLQLKKLGFHTNEYWKADTVDEIMKISEQIGASRDSLPFEIDGMVVKLNDLAMQRALGTTSKSPRWAIAYKFKAERAYTPLLSVEFQVGRTGAVTPVANLAPVRLAGTTVKRATLHNFNEVSRLDLHYGDTVGVEKGGEIIPKITDVKKELRPAGAVPVTAPEKCPVCGEPLTHIDDEVILRCENMHCPAQVQCLFEHFVSREAMNIENLGPALIASLIATGKIKRIPDLYRLTLEDLESQERMAKKSAKNVFDAIAASKERSLENLLHGLGIRFVGRTSARNLAKHFRTLEAIRTATVEDLQNVTDVGERIGKSVYDFFHTERYTQEIDELVALGCPTEFKGVVKTLFQGQTAVITGTLPSMDRDEARKLIEENGGKVSGSVSKKTSWVLAGEAAGSKLTKANELGIPVHDEAWLLAQIAAADSGDISGEKGDTPKATSGANGQLSLF; encoded by the coding sequence ATGGACCAGAAAGACATTGACCGCACCCGGTATTTCGAGCTAAAGAAACAGCTAGAAGAAGCTAGCCGCCTTTACTACAAAGAAGGCGTCTCCCCCATGAGCGACCAGGATTTCGACTTTGGGCTCAAGGAGATGGAAGCGCTCGAGGCGAAGTATCCGGAACTGCGCGGCAATGCATCGCTCACGCAGCGGGTCGGCAGTGACCTGACGAATGACTTTGCGAAAGTCGCACATGCGGTTCCGATGCTCAGTATCGCGAACGTGTACAGCGCCGAAGAAATGGCGGAGTTCGTGAAGGCTGCCGAAGAAGGAATCGCTAGTTTAGACGAGAGATCCTTCGACTCCGAGCAAAGCTCTTCGCTCAGGATGACAGCTCCGAATTCTCACACCTGGATTTGCGAGCGGAAAATCGATGGCGTTTCGCTTTCCATCGTGTACGAGAACGGACGCTTGAAGCAGGCGGCCACCCGCGGCGACGGAGCCCAGGGCGACGACGTGACCCTGAACGCACTCACGATTGCGGACATTCCCGAATACTTTGACGCGAAGAAGCTGAAAATTGACCCGAGCGAAATCCCGCAGGGCACATTCGAGGTACGCGGCGAAGTGTACATGGAACGCGAAGCCTTCGAACGCCTGAACGAGCAGTTTATCCTGGAAGGCAAGAAGATTTTCCAGAACCCGCGCAATACCGTTTCGGGTTCGCTCAAGCTCAAGAGCGTGGCCGAATGCAAGACTCGCCCGATGCGATTCTTCGCATACCACATTCCAGACAGCAACAACAAGACGCACGAAGAGAACCTGCTGCAGCTAAAAAAGCTCGGGTTCCACACGAACGAATACTGGAAGGCCGACACTGTCGATGAAATCATGAAGATTTCGGAGCAAATCGGCGCGAGCCGCGACAGCCTCCCCTTCGAAATCGACGGCATGGTCGTGAAACTGAACGACCTCGCCATGCAGCGCGCGCTCGGCACCACGAGCAAGAGCCCGCGTTGGGCCATCGCCTACAAGTTCAAGGCGGAACGCGCCTACACGCCACTCCTTTCCGTCGAATTCCAGGTCGGCCGCACCGGGGCCGTGACGCCCGTGGCAAACCTCGCCCCCGTGCGCCTCGCCGGCACCACCGTCAAGCGCGCCACCCTCCACAACTTCAACGAAGTCTCGCGCTTGGACCTGCATTACGGCGACACCGTCGGCGTCGAAAAGGGCGGCGAAATCATCCCGAAAATCACCGACGTCAAGAAGGAACTCCGCCCGGCAGGGGCCGTCCCCGTGACCGCCCCCGAAAAATGTCCCGTCTGCGGAGAACCGCTCACCCACATCGACGACGAAGTGATTTTGCGCTGCGAAAACATGCACTGCCCGGCGCAAGTCCAATGCCTCTTCGAGCATTTTGTGAGCCGCGAGGCCATGAACATCGAAAACTTGGGCCCCGCCCTTATCGCAAGCCTGATTGCCACGGGCAAAATCAAGCGTATTCCGGATTTGTACCGCCTCACGCTCGAAGACCTGGAATCGCAGGAGCGCATGGCCAAGAAGAGCGCCAAAAACGTCTTCGACGCTATTGCCGCATCGAAGGAACGCAGCCTTGAAAACCTGCTGCACGGTCTCGGGATTCGATTCGTAGGCCGCACCAGCGCGAGGAACTTGGCGAAGCATTTCCGCACCCTCGAAGCGATCCGTACCGCCACCGTCGAAGACTTGCAAAACGTCACCGACGTCGGCGAACGCATCGGAAAGTCCGTCTACGACTTCTTCCACACCGAGCGCTACACGCAAGAAATCGATGAATTGGTAGCCCTCGGCTGCCCCACCGAATTCAAGGGCGTCGTAAAGACGCTGTTCCAGGGGCAAACCGCCGTCATCACCGGCACGCTCCCGAGCATGGACCGCGACGAAGCCCGCAAACTCATCGAAGAAAACGGCGGCAAGGTCAGCGGTTCCGTGAGCAAGAAGACGAGCTGGGTCTTGGCAGGCGAAGCGGCGGGCTCCAAGCTCACGAAGGCGAACGAGCTCGGGATTCCCGTGCACGACGAGGCCTGGCTTTTAGCGCAGATTGCCGCAGCAGATTCTGGCGACATTTCGGGCGAAAAAGGCGACACCCCTAAAGCGACAAGCGGCGCCAACGGCCAACTGAGTTTGTTCTAA
- a CDS encoding manganese efflux pump MntP family protein, which produces MGIVEIIIIAIVEAMDCFAVAVSTGLAKSGIRYSRAFMQAVSFGVFQGGMTLLGFFLGGFAERWFNAVGTPIACTILCILGGRMIWGAVRGDSGEEEGEQIAAKNLTIANILLLSVATSIDAFAVGISFAFLNANMLLATSAIALASFIMGVIGYEIGRHAAKRFKTKIPEIVAGVILIGIGVKMLF; this is translated from the coding sequence ATGGGCATTGTTGAAATCATCATTATCGCGATTGTAGAAGCCATGGATTGCTTCGCCGTCGCCGTTTCTACAGGTCTTGCCAAGTCGGGAATCCGCTACAGCCGCGCCTTTATGCAGGCTGTGAGTTTCGGCGTATTCCAGGGCGGCATGACATTGCTCGGATTTTTCCTGGGAGGCTTTGCGGAACGCTGGTTCAATGCAGTGGGCACGCCTATCGCCTGCACCATTCTCTGCATTCTGGGCGGGCGCATGATCTGGGGCGCCGTTCGTGGTGACTCTGGCGAAGAAGAAGGCGAACAGATTGCCGCGAAAAACTTGACGATTGCAAACATCCTGCTGCTTTCAGTCGCGACAAGTATTGACGCATTCGCTGTCGGGATTTCGTTTGCATTCCTGAACGCGAACATGCTTCTTGCCACTAGCGCCATTGCGCTTGCAAGCTTTATCATGGGCGTTATCGGCTATGAAATCGGCCGTCACGCCGCCAAGCGTTTCAAAACAAAGATTCCTGAAATCGTCGCAGGTGTAATCCTGATTGGAATCGGCGTGAAAATGCTGTTCTAA
- a CDS encoding c-type cytochrome: MLPPVTPELKTQAHEYFENECRGCHRWARKFAAPPMRDNVAQYAEKPEEMVKYLMHPTPQHPDEWPAMEITPLTEEQAKMMTAWLLYILKNPDDPGRPK, from the coding sequence ATGCTTCCGCCGGTTACGCCCGAACTCAAAACACAAGCCCACGAATATTTTGAAAACGAATGTCGCGGTTGCCACCGCTGGGCGCGCAAGTTTGCTGCACCCCCGATGCGCGACAATGTAGCGCAGTATGCCGAAAAGCCGGAAGAAATGGTCAAGTACCTGATGCATCCGACTCCGCAGCACCCCGATGAATGGCCCGCCATGGAAATCACTCCGCTTACCGAAGAACAGGCGAAAATGATGACGGCGTGGCTCCTGTACATCCTCAAGAATCCGGATGACCCGGGGAGGCCGAAGTAG
- a CDS encoding cytochrome c3 family protein, whose product MKYVAIAILGMISAFLLADFLFGQPPAPVHSASFIPFKHALHGDSIGLDCSQCHTGARSAAHAFMPAKSDCMDCHRLPLTENPGIVILDSALAQAPSEPWVYKSRLPDHVVFHHGVHAAAGVECADCHGRGTNTPGFRNDVYGGEKFNMSMCLACHRGETFKEKKFKPAATYCGACHR is encoded by the coding sequence ATGAAGTACGTCGCCATCGCCATACTCGGGATGATATCCGCTTTTTTGCTTGCGGATTTCTTGTTCGGGCAGCCCCCTGCTCCTGTGCATTCGGCTTCGTTCATCCCGTTCAAGCATGCACTCCACGGCGATTCCATAGGTCTTGACTGTTCGCAGTGCCATACGGGGGCGCGTTCTGCGGCCCATGCCTTTATGCCGGCGAAGTCCGATTGCATGGACTGCCACCGTTTGCCGCTCACCGAGAATCCTGGCATCGTGATTCTGGATTCTGCCTTGGCGCAGGCGCCCTCCGAGCCGTGGGTGTACAAGTCCCGCTTGCCCGACCACGTGGTGTTCCACCATGGGGTCCACGCCGCTGCGGGTGTCGAGTGCGCTGATTGCCATGGCCGCGGTACAAATACCCCCGGTTTCCGTAACGATGTGTACGGCGGCGAGAAGTTTAACATGAGCATGTGCCTTGCCTGCCACAGGGGCGAGACGTTCAAAGAAAAGAAGTTCAAGCCGGCCGCCACTTATTGCGGGGCCTGTCACAGGTAG
- a CDS encoding 4Fe-4S dicluster domain-containing protein, whose amino-acid sequence MDRREFLKWCAVMAAGYTLIGCRDAASVGTLGKKIPSIADFEAEVRRAVAQGSKAFELVLVPMPGKNSLNGNRFGMAIDLDACDACGKCILACNMENNVPLVTEEEAAKNRFMHWIRMCGGIPLMCAHCGNAPCEKVCPTGAANHTPDGLSAMMYKRCAGSRFCGANCPLHARKFNYNDAESLGLLRKFNDEVPVRGKGVMEKCSLCIQRLQNDRLRFKTEVAAEAVVAGKPPAEWRGRGVKTACAEACPKNAIVFGNWLDDNSELVRAAKGRGLYAPAVVAGLDPSVVYMRGRR is encoded by the coding sequence ATGGACAGGCGTGAATTTTTAAAGTGGTGTGCGGTCATGGCGGCGGGCTATACGCTCATTGGCTGCAGGGACGCGGCTTCGGTCGGAACGCTCGGCAAAAAAATTCCGTCCATTGCCGACTTTGAGGCGGAAGTCCGCAGGGCCGTGGCGCAGGGAAGTAAAGCCTTTGAATTGGTATTGGTCCCCATGCCCGGTAAAAATTCTTTGAACGGCAACCGCTTTGGCATGGCAATAGACCTGGACGCCTGCGATGCGTGCGGCAAGTGCATTCTCGCTTGCAACATGGAGAACAACGTGCCGCTGGTGACCGAGGAGGAGGCCGCGAAGAACCGCTTTATGCACTGGATTCGCATGTGCGGCGGCATCCCCCTCATGTGCGCCCATTGCGGCAACGCCCCGTGCGAAAAAGTTTGCCCCACGGGTGCCGCGAACCATACTCCCGACGGTTTGAGCGCCATGATGTACAAGCGTTGTGCCGGCAGCCGTTTTTGCGGGGCGAACTGCCCCCTGCATGCCCGAAAGTTCAATTACAACGATGCCGAATCCCTCGGGCTTTTGCGCAAGTTCAACGACGAGGTCCCGGTGCGTGGCAAGGGCGTGATGGAAAAGTGCTCCCTGTGCATCCAGCGTTTGCAAAACGACCGCTTGCGCTTTAAAACGGAAGTCGCCGCCGAAGCGGTGGTTGCGGGGAAACCGCCCGCGGAATGGCGGGGACGTGGTGTCAAGACTGCCTGCGCCGAGGCGTGCCCCAAGAATGCCATTGTTTTTGGAAACTGGCTTGACGACAATAGCGAGTTGGTCCGCGCGGCCAAGGGACGCGGACTCTATGCGCCTGCTGTCGTGGCAGGGCTCGATCCCTCGGTGGTCTATATGCGGGGACGTCGCTGA